In the Panulirus ornatus isolate Po-2019 chromosome 57, ASM3632096v1, whole genome shotgun sequence genome, one interval contains:
- the LOC139766294 gene encoding muscarinic acetylcholine receptor gar-2-like — translation MESSWTLDDEGAMLEELEGNSTMLSNTTEKIFSIGQDFITKWRKITLGLLPLEEGSGQGLPAGGPQWLDVINGSLGQWPEGATSDRDHLLPTWLREEEEENNATACVGNASVCNATGVYSIHDTPPPFSLPSTVFIAVCLTLCIVITILGNILVLMAFICERAIRQPSNYFLASLAVTDILIGSVSMPFYTVYVLVGYWDLGPILCDLWLSVDYTVCLVSQFTVLLITIDRFCSVKIAAKYRAWRTKNRVIAMVLVTWVIPALLFFVSIFGWEHFIGYRDLVPGECMVQFLKDPIFNTSLIVAYYWIPLIALFVLYAGIYQTAYEMSKKAREKRKQAQAMMNLKPAAPPVGCKSSPVPATKAAAHTAQKTSIGGKSSGSGNDDSGGEGNSGRTMTVSKTQSTLLSQDKPRSEAHVTAPHHTTANQSASSQKASSKTETTCFMEKVLERDLEKSSSGIESEDEKRDSSPSLPKIDPPAPPAKKAPTSESLAKIPEQCLLDSENSDLSLAQPAIHPVPADSVAAILGTSQGNNGGVYNGLGGATMSPLADLPIVPPPPASSLPGVYPLAASTPLTPSTTVMMEPIAPPAMFADLPPPPLPPQRPTSLDLKLSSPTSLAYDSVMSMDTSDMRFMDESSVVVPSPVVETPPSSSWTQQDATISPEDMARRLDALATDLSPTNTVTPTPMPSINGNGSLVESVRSTPKPPQASPLKTSSTTESSPPMAPHPTPTNEPSPKPVVTKEPPPASRPGDPATVATITLAPPRVSLTPSVQSNSIQRSGGAPANGGPPSASFTPTSRGRESSIDFDSCAEPSRVEEKAKPKKDVFRSLGKKMRLKKKKKDPEEKKSKSHNRANKALRTISVIMGAFVACWTPYHILAIMESFCLCTNGHVYMFFYFLCYANSPLNPFCYALANQQFKKTFMRLLKGDFHVT, via the coding sequence GAGGAAGATCACCCTGGGATTGCTTCCCCTAGAGGAGGGGAGTGGCCAGGGGCTTCCTGCAGGTGGTCCCCAGTGGCTGGACGTGATCAACGGCAGCCTGGGGCAGTGGCCAGAAGGCGCGACCTCAGACCGAGACCACCTCCTCCCGACGtggctgcgggaggaggaggaggagaacaacgcCACGGCCTGCGTCGGCAATGCCTCCGTCTGCAACGCCACCGGGGTGTACTCCATCCACGACACTCCCCCGCCCTTCAGCCTCCCGTCCACCGTCTTCATCGCCGTCTGCCTCACCCTCTGCATCGTCATCACCATCCTGGGCAACATCCTCGTCCTCATGGCCTTCATCTGTGAGCGAGCCATCAGACAGCCATCGAACTACTTCCTCGCGTCGCTGGCAGTGACGGACATCCTCATAGGCAGCGTGTCTATGCCCTTCTACACCGTGTACGTCCTGGTCGGCTACTGGGACCTGGGGCCGATCCTGTGCGACCTGTGGCTCTCCGTCGACTACACCGTCTGCCTCGTCTCGCAGTTCACGGTCCTCCTCATCACCATCGACAGGTTCTGCTCCGTCAAGATCGCGGCAAAGTACCGCGCGTGGCGCACCAAGAACCGCGTCATCGCCATGGTGCTCGTGACCTGGGTCATCCCGGCGCTGCTCTTCTTCGTCAGCATCTTCGGGTGGGAGCATTTCATCGGGTACCGCGACCTGGTGCCTGGGGAATGCATGGTCCAGTTCCTGAAGGACCCGATCTTCAACACGTCCCTCATCGTCGCCTACTACTGGATCCCGCTCATCGCCCTCTTCGTTCTGTACGCCGGCATCTACCAGACGGCCTACGAGATGTCCAAGAAGGCGCGAGAGAAGCGGAAACAAGCTCAGGCCATGATGAACCTCAAGCCTGCGGCGCCACCTGTAGGTTGCAAAAGCAGCCCTGTGCCGGCGACAAAGGCTGCGGCGCACACTGCCCAGAAGACGAGCATCGGGGGCAAGAGCAGCGGTAGTGGCAACGATGATAGCGGCGGGGAGGGCAACAGCGGGAGGACAATGACCGTATCCAAGACCCAGAGTACCCTCCTCAGCCAGGACAAACCCAGGTCTGAGGCTCACGTCAccgcgccacaccacaccaccgccaaccAATCCGCCTCCTCGCAGAAGGCCTCGTCGAAGACGGAGACGACCTGCTTcatggagaaggtgttggagagggACCTGGAGAAGTCGAGCAGCGGGATCGAGAGCGAGGACGAGAAGCGCGACAGCAGCCCAAGCCTTCCCAAAATCGACCCCCCAGCACCTCCGGCAAAGAAGGCCCCGACGAGCGAGTCGTTGGCCAAGATCCCCGAGCAGTGTCTCCTGGACTCGGAGAACTCCGATCTCAGTCTGGCCCAGCCCGCCATCCACCCTGTGCCGGCAGACTCGGTGGCGGCCATCCTGGGCACCAGCCAAGGGAATAATGGCGGCGTCTACAACGGCTTGGGTGGCGCTACAATGTCACCCTTAGCCGACCTTCCCATCGTGCCTCCGCCGCCCGCGTCTAGCCTGCCCGGCGTGTACCCCCTGGCAGCCTCCACGCCCCTCACGCCTTCCACCACCGTTATGATGGAACCCATCGCACCTCCGGCCATGTTCGCTGACCTCCCGCCGCCGCCGCTACCCCCCCAGAGGCCGACCTCCCTCGACCTCAAGCTCAGCTCCCCGACCTCTCTCGCCTATGACTCCGTCATGTCCATGGACACCAGTGACATGAGGTTCATGGACGAGAGTTCGGTCGTCGTTCCCTCGCCCGTGGTTGAGACTCCACCGTCCTCGAGCTGGACGCAGCAGGACGCCACGATCTCGCCCGAGGACATGGCGCGACGCCTGGACGCCTTGGCCACGGATCTCTCGCCGACAAACACCGTCACGCCGACTCCGATGCCTTCCATCAACGGCAACGGGTCTCTCGTGGAATCCGTGAGATCCACGCCCAAGCCGCCGCAGGCCTCGCCGCTGAAGACGTCGTCAACCACAGAGTCCAGCCCACCGATGGCTCCGCATCCGACTCCCACCAACGAGCCGTCGCCGAAGCCAGTTGTGACGAAGGAACCGCCGCCCGCTTCCCGCCCAGGAGACCCGGCCACGGTTGCAACCATTACGTTAGCTCCCCCTCGAGTGTCCCTAACGCCCAGCGTCCAGTCCAACAGCATCCAGAGGTCTGGTGGGGCCCCGGCCAACGGCGGGCCGCCCAGCGCCTCCTTCACCCCGACCAGCAGAGGCCGCGAGAGTAGCATCGACTTCGACAGCTGCGCCGAGCCGTCCCGCGTCGAAGAGAAGGCCAAACCGAAGAAGGACGTCTTCAGGTCCCTGGGGAAGAAGATGcgcctgaagaagaagaagaaagacccgGAGGAGAAGAAGTCCAAGTCCCACAACCGGGCGAACAAGGCCCTCAGGACCATATCTGTGATCATGGGCGCCTTCGTGGCCTGCTGGACGCCCTACCACATCTTGGCCATCATGGAGTCGTTCTGCCTCTGCACCAACGGCCACGTGTACATGTTCTTCTACTTCCTCTGCTATGCCAACAGCCCTCTCAACCCCTTCTGCTACGCGCTGGCCAACCAGCAGTTCAAGAAGACGTTCATGAGGCTTCTCAAGGGAGACTTCCACGTCACTTAA